From one Gracilibacillus salinarum genomic stretch:
- a CDS encoding BCCT family transporter, whose protein sequence is MRDDIEKKNKLDWVSFSISGGILILFVLASVWDDQLTGQWINESFNFSVKYFGAYWQVLLLATFVIGLILAFSKYGKVRLGNLVKPENDNYRWISMILCTLLAGGGVFWAAAEPMYHFITTPPLFSGMEAGSMEAAFPAMAQSFLHWGFLAWAILGTLATIVLMYAHYNKGYPLKPRTLLYPLFGEKIFHKSVVGTIADIVSIVSVAAGTIGPVGFLGLQVGYGLQEIFGIPDTYFTQSLIIIFLVVIASISAATGIERGIQLLSRINVGFVVVLMVAMLILGPTLFIIDLFIGSQGFYIQNFLTMSLYRVDQGWLGYWTIFFWGWFIGYGPMMAIFISRISRGRTIRELIIAVSIIAPIVSNFWFTVVGGSGIFYEMQNGGSVSTALNENGMPAAVMAIMNQIPLGFLLSVGFLIVTIIFVATTTDSMSYTVAVTLSGTDEPNRFIRVFWALMFGVVAVCLLAIGEGSITALQNFIVVTAVPVSLLLLPALWDAPKIAAKMAREQKIVEKK, encoded by the coding sequence ATGCGTGACGATATAGAAAAAAAGAACAAATTGGATTGGGTTTCCTTTAGCATTAGTGGAGGCATTCTCATTTTATTTGTCCTCGCTTCTGTTTGGGATGACCAATTAACTGGTCAATGGATTAATGAGAGCTTTAACTTTTCAGTGAAGTATTTTGGAGCTTATTGGCAAGTATTACTGCTAGCGACATTTGTGATTGGATTAATATTAGCTTTCTCTAAATATGGAAAAGTACGTCTCGGTAATTTGGTTAAACCGGAAAATGATAATTATCGTTGGATTTCGATGATTTTATGTACACTTTTAGCAGGTGGAGGAGTTTTCTGGGCAGCGGCAGAGCCGATGTATCATTTCATTACAACACCGCCGTTATTCTCAGGGATGGAAGCAGGATCGATGGAAGCTGCATTCCCGGCAATGGCACAAAGTTTCTTACACTGGGGCTTTTTAGCGTGGGCAATCTTAGGTACCCTAGCGACCATTGTATTAATGTATGCTCATTACAACAAAGGTTATCCACTTAAGCCGCGTACATTATTGTACCCATTGTTTGGTGAGAAAATTTTTCATAAAAGTGTTGTAGGTACGATTGCAGATATTGTTTCAATTGTGTCCGTTGCAGCAGGTACGATTGGACCTGTTGGCTTTCTAGGTCTGCAAGTTGGATATGGTTTGCAAGAAATATTTGGCATTCCTGATACGTATTTTACGCAATCTCTTATCATTATCTTTTTAGTAGTGATTGCGTCCATTTCAGCAGCAACTGGTATTGAACGAGGCATTCAATTACTGAGCCGGATAAATGTTGGCTTTGTAGTTGTTTTAATGGTTGCAATGCTGATCCTTGGACCAACATTGTTCATTATTGATCTGTTTATTGGTTCACAAGGCTTTTATATACAAAATTTCTTGACGATGAGTCTGTATCGTGTTGACCAAGGCTGGCTTGGCTACTGGACGATTTTCTTCTGGGGCTGGTTTATCGGTTATGGTCCGATGATGGCTATCTTCATCAGTAGAATCTCCCGTGGTAGAACGATCAGAGAGCTAATTATCGCTGTTTCCATTATCGCGCCAATTGTCAGTAATTTTTGGTTCACTGTTGTTGGTGGATCGGGTATTTTCTACGAAATGCAAAATGGCGGTTCGGTTTCCACTGCGCTTAACGAAAATGGTATGCCGGCAGCAGTAATGGCGATTATGAATCAAATTCCGCTTGGTTTCTTGTTGTCTGTAGGTTTCTTAATTGTGACGATTATCTTCGTGGCGACGACAACAGATTCAATGTCCTATACGGTTGCGGTAACATTAAGCGGAACCGATGAACCAAATCGCTTCATCCGTGTCTTCTGGGCGCTTATGTTCGGTGTTGTCGCTGTTTGTTTACTAGCAATTGGCGAAGGAAGTATCACGGCACTGCAAAACTTTATCGTCGTAACAGCAGTCCCTGTATCCTTACTGCTGCTTCCAGCACTGTGGGATGCACCGAAAATTGCTGCTAAGATGGCAAGAGAACAAAAGATTGTGGAAAAGAAATAG
- a CDS encoding spore germination protein, producing the protein MLLSEVVIIRKKLFNQKRNKDEYSNTNKIEKTLENNLIIIKKLLDEPNDLHVRTFTVRGSQHLCATVYIDGLADSKYVRNNIIENIQLKTERREIPDDKQALFDVLNQEILSSSTLQIGYTLDDISHSLLTGSTILYLDGMDKVFIIGTQGWDKRAIEEPVSESVIRGPRDGFVEDLRTNMVLMRRYIQDPNLRFKTHQIGRRSKKNLVVAYIADVIHPDILKEINRRLAAIDTDDAPESGFIEQWIEDDYLSPFPQIMNTERPDKASAALLQGKVVILLDGSPFVLIAPLTLGNSLQSPEDYYERWTIGTLLRILRYIAAFIAIFLPSLYIALVSFHPGMIPTNLAFSIAASREGVPFTPLVEAFLMAITMELLREAGARLPRTIGQTIGIVGGLVIGDAAVQAGIVSPIMVIVVALNAIASFALPAYSIAIAFRIILFGFIILSGLFGLYGIIIGYIMVNIHIANLKSIGVPYSTPFAPTFFKDWEDLIFREPIPQLTRRPVYMQTRDKETTDRRNK; encoded by the coding sequence ATGCTTTTATCTGAGGTGGTTATCATTCGCAAAAAGCTGTTTAATCAAAAACGAAATAAAGATGAATATTCAAATACTAATAAAATAGAAAAAACATTAGAAAACAACCTTATTATTATAAAGAAATTATTAGATGAACCGAACGATTTGCACGTGCGGACATTCACCGTACGAGGCTCACAGCATCTTTGTGCTACCGTCTATATTGATGGGTTAGCAGACAGCAAGTATGTACGTAATAATATTATCGAAAATATTCAGCTGAAAACCGAGAGAAGAGAAATACCTGATGATAAACAAGCGCTTTTCGATGTATTAAATCAAGAGATTCTATCCAGTTCCACCCTTCAAATAGGGTATACGCTCGATGATATATCCCATTCCCTTTTAACCGGGAGTACAATTCTATATCTTGACGGGATGGATAAAGTTTTTATTATCGGGACACAAGGGTGGGACAAACGCGCGATAGAAGAACCTGTATCCGAATCTGTCATCCGCGGACCTAGAGATGGTTTTGTCGAAGATTTACGAACGAACATGGTTTTAATGCGTCGTTATATCCAGGATCCAAATTTGCGATTTAAAACACATCAGATCGGAAGACGATCTAAGAAAAATCTTGTGGTAGCCTATATTGCTGATGTGATTCATCCGGATATTTTAAAAGAAATTAATCGAAGACTAGCTGCTATCGATACCGATGATGCACCAGAATCAGGCTTTATCGAACAGTGGATTGAAGATGACTATCTGTCTCCTTTCCCGCAAATTATGAACACAGAACGGCCAGATAAAGCCTCTGCTGCATTATTGCAGGGAAAAGTTGTTATCTTGCTGGATGGGAGCCCTTTCGTTTTAATCGCTCCCCTAACGTTAGGTAATTCTCTGCAATCTCCTGAAGATTATTATGAACGATGGACGATTGGTACTTTACTTAGAATTTTACGCTATATAGCAGCCTTTATTGCTATTTTTTTACCTTCCTTATATATTGCATTAGTTTCGTTTCATCCAGGGATGATTCCTACCAATTTAGCATTTTCGATTGCAGCTTCAAGGGAAGGTGTTCCATTTACACCGCTAGTCGAAGCATTCTTAATGGCCATCACCATGGAATTGTTACGTGAAGCTGGTGCACGATTACCAAGAACCATTGGTCAGACAATTGGAATTGTAGGTGGTCTGGTGATAGGGGACGCAGCAGTACAAGCTGGTATCGTAAGTCCTATCATGGTCATTGTAGTCGCTCTCAATGCGATTGCATCATTTGCCTTACCAGCCTACAGTATTGCTATAGCATTTCGAATTATATTATTCGGTTTTATCATATTATCGGGATTGTTTGGCCTTTATGGGATTATTATTGGTTATATTATGGTAAATATTCATATTGCCAACCTCAAAAGTATAGGGGTTCCATACTCCACTCCATTTGCGCCAACGTTCTTTAAGGATTGGGAAGATCTGATCTTTCGTGAACCCATCCCGCAATTAACCAGAAGACCTGTTTATATGCAAACAAGAGATAAGGAGACAACGGATAGGAGAAATAAGTAA
- a CDS encoding GerAB/ArcD/ProY family transporter: MKKFEYADEQISDKQILIAVPSFVIGIGVLSLPKYIASVTTASDGWVALLIGGIIAMVITWSVAKLSARFPNQSFFTYSSAIVTRPIAMMLTFLFSCLSMGITALQIRQIADISKHYLLKETPVEVISFTFLLLIIYAVAGSRTALFRLNTMFLPFVLFVAVIVIVFNIKWMHPSFLLPAFETDLTSYFDAVKSSVLSYAGFGILWFYITLVKKPEKTPQLAVIGMCIPILLYFALYLTCILVFGTSVTANLQYPTVELAKIVEIPGGILERFESLFFVIWIMAIFNTTSMALDIAVLALQSIFKNTAKVILIFIITPIIYIAGMLPQELVQVSQFSSFIGYSSVLYTAFVVILLSIIAKIRKVK, encoded by the coding sequence ATGAAAAAGTTTGAATATGCTGACGAACAAATTTCTGACAAACAAATTCTGATTGCTGTTCCTTCCTTTGTGATTGGTATCGGCGTACTTTCTCTGCCAAAGTATATTGCCTCCGTAACAACGGCATCCGATGGCTGGGTTGCCTTATTAATTGGAGGGATCATCGCGATGGTTATCACTTGGTCTGTCGCTAAATTATCAGCCCGTTTTCCCAATCAGTCTTTTTTCACCTATTCATCCGCGATCGTTACACGACCAATCGCGATGATGCTTACTTTCTTGTTCTCCTGTTTATCAATGGGGATAACGGCGTTACAGATTCGACAGATTGCTGACATATCCAAGCACTATCTATTAAAAGAAACACCCGTTGAAGTCATTTCATTTACCTTTTTATTATTAATTATTTATGCGGTAGCAGGTTCCAGGACCGCATTATTCCGTTTAAATACAATGTTCTTACCCTTTGTTTTATTTGTCGCTGTGATTGTAATTGTTTTTAATATTAAATGGATGCATCCCAGTTTCTTATTACCTGCTTTTGAAACAGATCTGACAAGTTACTTTGATGCTGTAAAAAGCAGTGTATTGTCTTATGCAGGTTTTGGAATTCTGTGGTTTTATATCACACTTGTAAAGAAGCCGGAAAAAACACCGCAGCTGGCAGTAATCGGTATGTGTATCCCCATTCTGTTATACTTCGCTCTATATTTAACTTGTATATTAGTTTTTGGAACCTCTGTCACGGCAAATCTTCAATATCCGACTGTAGAACTGGCTAAAATTGTAGAAATTCCCGGTGGCATTCTGGAACGTTTTGAATCTTTGTTCTTTGTTATTTGGATCATGGCAATTTTTAATACGACTTCAATGGCATTAGATATAGCTGTCCTGGCACTTCAATCCATTTTTAAAAATACGGCTAAAGTGATCCTGATTTTTATTATTACGCCGATTATTTATATTGCCGGTATGTTACCACAGGAATTAGTGCAGGTTTCGCAGTTTTCATCCTTTATCGGGTACAGTTCGGTTCTATATACAGCGTTTGTTGTTATTTTATTATCTATCATCGCAAAGATTAGAAAGGTGAAGTGA
- a CDS encoding Ger(x)C family spore germination protein yields the protein MKYFLTFISCFSLCILSGCWDESPIDERGFVIGSALDTSDNSQNGLYDITLTSQFVIPDKLSNPSQGQGGGEQSAFKNISVSGQSSFQISRNMLSLTSLIPNYEHLKILVISTDIAEESELFSSVVDGFIRDHEMRRGIKVMVAEGAAKEILEVKSDTEQLPSRLIDTIMENNVKSLELIEPVRVGELHRYLLNESSYVLPLLSLSDDGYIQYDSIAVFNGKADQKVGSLTGDDIKGLNLIRGNVTNGIILFYIDGHPMVYEINTASSSVNINVVNPDDIQVTVSVDTEGSIAEMFGSRTLLDQSYIHKIESQINKRIEQIITTTIRKGQEELQVDIFGFRNILRQKHYNDWEKIENNWEEGEQIFSNNTTVEVSSDAIVRNIGASDKAKDQ from the coding sequence ATGAAGTATTTTCTAACATTTATTTCGTGCTTTTCTTTATGTATACTCTCAGGCTGCTGGGATGAATCACCCATAGACGAACGAGGTTTTGTGATCGGAAGTGCACTCGACACATCTGATAATAGTCAAAACGGTTTGTATGATATAACACTTACCAGTCAGTTTGTTATACCAGATAAATTATCAAATCCGAGTCAAGGGCAAGGTGGTGGTGAACAATCTGCTTTCAAAAATATTTCTGTCTCTGGCCAAAGTTCATTCCAAATTTCCAGAAACATGTTAAGCCTTACTAGCCTGATTCCGAACTATGAACATTTAAAAATCTTGGTCATTTCAACAGATATCGCAGAAGAATCTGAATTGTTTTCCAGTGTTGTCGATGGCTTTATCCGTGATCATGAAATGCGTAGAGGAATAAAAGTGATGGTAGCGGAAGGAGCTGCGAAAGAAATACTGGAAGTCAAATCAGATACAGAACAGCTTCCTTCACGATTAATTGATACTATCATGGAAAATAACGTGAAATCATTAGAATTAATTGAACCCGTACGAGTGGGAGAGCTGCACCGGTATTTATTAAACGAAAGCAGTTATGTCCTCCCACTCCTATCATTATCAGATGATGGTTATATTCAATACGACAGTATCGCTGTTTTTAATGGGAAAGCAGATCAAAAGGTTGGTTCCCTTACTGGAGATGACATTAAAGGACTCAATTTAATCAGAGGGAATGTTACTAATGGCATCATACTTTTTTACATAGATGGTCATCCTATGGTATACGAAATTAATACCGCCAGCAGTTCAGTCAACATCAATGTAGTTAACCCAGACGATATTCAAGTTACGGTATCAGTTGATACAGAAGGTTCGATTGCCGAAATGTTTGGCAGCAGAACACTGCTGGACCAGTCATATATTCACAAAATCGAATCACAAATTAATAAAAGAATCGAACAAATCATTACCACTACGATTAGAAAAGGACAGGAGGAATTACAAGTCGATATTTTCGGCTTTCGTAATATCTTAAGACAGAAACACTATAATGACTGGGAAAAAATCGAGAACAATTGGGAAGAAGGTGAACAGATATTCTCAAACAACACAACGGTAGAAGTGTCTTCAGACGCTATTGTACGAAACATCGGTGCTTCCGATAAAGCAAAAGATCAATGA